A part of Fimbriimonadales bacterium genomic DNA contains:
- a CDS encoding EVE domain-containing protein, with protein sequence MERNYWLFKSEPSTYSFDDLLKEGSATWDGVRNYKARNYMKNEMKVGDLVFYYHSSCEEPGIVGIAEVIKEAIPDDSQFDPKSEYYDPGSNPENPRWWMVTIRAVEKFPRLVSLKELRNTPGLEEMVILQKGNRLSITPVKRKEWEIIRSLATKKF encoded by the coding sequence ATGGAGCGAAATTATTGGCTTTTCAAATCGGAGCCATCGACGTATTCCTTCGATGATTTATTGAAGGAGGGCTCGGCTACTTGGGACGGGGTGAGGAATTACAAAGCGCGCAATTACATGAAGAACGAGATGAAGGTAGGAGACCTTGTTTTTTACTACCACAGCAGTTGTGAAGAACCCGGCATTGTGGGGATTGCAGAGGTGATCAAAGAGGCGATACCGGATGACAGCCAATTCGACCCCAAATCCGAATACTACGACCCTGGTTCTAACCCTGAAAATCCGCGCTGGTGGATGGTCACCATTCGCGCAGTCGAAAAGTTCCCACGTCTCGTTTCCTTGAAAGAACTTCGTAATACCCCCGGACTCGAGGAAATGGTGATTTTGCAAAAGGGGAACCGTTTGAGCATAACTCCTGTGAAAAGAAAGGAATGGGAGATTATTCGAAGTCTTGCAACGAAAAAGTTTTGA
- a CDS encoding PEP-CTERM sorting domain-containing protein, protein MKRSGEMRKLILLCAIATLSAAANAQLIYQDPGTGDNAWGVIDAFSFYDDFNTGPGWIITRIEAYEYYGDAESFGDTYRADIWTAPSDLGGVMVGGTYTHTDVSVGPIGGYGFETFAVGFDLPVPLELGPGTYWLRFWAGDSGVGYFWYNANVGDPNGSSAYVDGFGYSESWAGQSFDMSFKMEGSVVPEPATLLAMGAGLAALAARLRRK, encoded by the coding sequence ATGAAAAGGAGTGGAGAAATGAGAAAACTCATCCTTCTCTGTGCAATTGCTACACTTAGCGCAGCAGCCAATGCGCAACTCATCTATCAAGACCCCGGTACTGGTGACAACGCATGGGGCGTCATAGACGCTTTTAGTTTCTATGATGACTTCAACACCGGCCCGGGTTGGATAATTACGAGAATCGAAGCCTACGAGTACTATGGCGATGCGGAGTCCTTCGGCGACACCTATCGTGCAGACATCTGGACAGCTCCATCGGATCTTGGCGGCGTCATGGTAGGTGGTACCTACACTCACACCGACGTCAGTGTTGGCCCGATTGGTGGATACGGCTTTGAGACATTCGCAGTCGGCTTTGATCTCCCGGTTCCGCTCGAGCTAGGACCTGGAACCTACTGGCTTCGCTTCTGGGCTGGCGACTCTGGCGTTGGCTACTTCTGGTACAACGCGAATGTCGGCGACCCGAACGGCTCCAGCGCATACGTGGATGGCTTCGGCTATTCCGAGTCTTGGGCTGGTCAGTCCTTCGACATGTCCTTCAAGATGGAAGGTTCTGTCGTTCCTGAGCCCGCCACATTGCTCGCTATGGGTGCTGGTCTCGCTGCGCTCGCTGCTCGTCTGCGACGCAAGTAG
- a CDS encoding PEP-CTERM sorting domain-containing protein: MRKLTLLCALATLGVAANAQLIYQDPGTGDNAWGVIDAFSFYDDFTVGSPGWEIDRIETYEYYGDADSFGDTYRVDIWTAPSDLGGSIVAGTYTHTDVSVGPIGGYGFETFAVGFQLDATPGCDGQGLVLKPGTYWLRFWAGDSGVGYFWYNANVGAPNGSSAYVDGFGYSESWAGQSFDMSFKMEGCVVPEPATLLAMGAGLAALAARLRRK, from the coding sequence ATGAGGAAACTCACGCTTCTCTGTGCACTGGCTACACTTGGTGTTGCAGCTAATGCGCAACTCATCTATCAAGATCCCGGCACCGGCGACAACGCTTGGGGCGTCATAGACGCTTTTAGTTTCTATGATGATTTCACCGTTGGCAGCCCTGGTTGGGAAATTGACAGAATCGAAACTTACGAATACTACGGCGATGCAGATTCCTTCGGTGACACCTATCGAGTGGACATCTGGACTGCTCCCTCGGACTTAGGTGGCTCAATAGTCGCTGGGACTTATACCCACACCGACGTCAGTGTAGGTCCGATTGGCGGTTACGGCTTCGAGACATTCGCAGTCGGCTTCCAACTCGATGCGACACCTGGTTGCGATGGCCAAGGGCTCGTCCTTAAGCCTGGAACGTATTGGCTTCGCTTCTGGGCTGGCGACTCTGGCGTTGGCTACTTCTGGTACAACGCGAATGTCGGTGCCCCGAACGGCTCCAGCGCATACGTGGATGGTTTCGGTTATTCCGAATCCTGGGCTGGTCAGTCTTTCGACATGTCCTTCAAGATGGAAGGCTGTGTCGTTCCTGAGCCCGCCACATTGCTCGCTATGGGTGCTGGTCTCGCTGCGCTCGCTGCTCGTCTGCGACGCAAGTAA
- a CDS encoding acyl-CoA dehydrogenase family protein, translating to MSSNKEVVREGINPLVPGGSFLHDSPEEVFSPEKFDYSARMMFDTAKAFAENEVLPLLERLDKQEEGLMPSLVRNACELGFGGVDVPEKYGGLGLNKSVAVRILEALSVNGSFSTTIGVHTGVGQAPLVMFGNEEQKQKYLPPIVNGDWMGAYALSEPNSGSDALSLSAKAVREGNIYSLNGTKMWISNAKWANLFMTFAKINGEKFSCFLVERDFPGVSVSREEHKMGLKGSSTARLVLDDAKVPAENLLYKEGEGHKVAFNVLNIGRCKLAGMALGQCREALRQAVNYSKERKQFGKSISSFGLVRDKLARMTALIFGVESALYRTTGLLDDVFAQVVVDSPKGVEQYRQAAEEYQIECSLVKVLSTEVLDFCVDEALQIHGGYGFTEEFPVARLYRDARVMRIYEGTNEINRLFVFDRVFRKGLYASGGRVRETLSGVVSNLLQRAVAEVFSDDKGTPSERKDTQEIKGAMADLILLLYAQQAVNARLKNEVPNFLRMAGEYFIALSDAWAQSRIIELNSRLGTNEHLEPHGDWKVGEDVAEAVLELGGCAL from the coding sequence ATGTCATCGAATAAAGAAGTAGTTCGAGAAGGAATCAACCCTTTAGTGCCAGGAGGGTCATTTCTGCATGACTCGCCAGAGGAGGTGTTTTCACCTGAGAAATTCGACTATTCGGCGCGAATGATGTTCGATACGGCGAAGGCTTTTGCAGAGAACGAGGTTTTGCCCTTATTGGAGAGATTAGACAAGCAAGAAGAGGGGCTTATGCCCAGTTTGGTGCGAAATGCATGCGAACTCGGGTTCGGAGGGGTAGACGTTCCCGAAAAGTACGGCGGATTGGGATTGAACAAATCCGTCGCCGTTCGCATTTTAGAAGCCCTCAGCGTGAACGGGAGTTTCAGTACAACGATCGGGGTTCACACGGGTGTTGGTCAAGCGCCTTTAGTGATGTTCGGAAACGAAGAGCAGAAGCAGAAATATCTTCCACCCATTGTAAATGGGGATTGGATGGGGGCATATGCCTTGAGTGAGCCGAACAGCGGTTCAGACGCCTTGAGCCTGAGTGCGAAGGCGGTTCGTGAAGGGAACATTTACTCGCTCAATGGAACGAAGATGTGGATTTCCAATGCGAAATGGGCGAATTTATTCATGACTTTCGCGAAAATAAACGGAGAAAAGTTTTCGTGCTTTTTAGTGGAAAGAGACTTTCCGGGAGTTTCGGTGAGCCGTGAAGAGCACAAAATGGGCTTGAAAGGAAGTTCGACGGCGAGACTCGTGCTCGACGACGCCAAAGTGCCCGCAGAAAATCTTCTTTATAAAGAGGGCGAAGGGCATAAAGTCGCTTTCAATGTCTTGAACATCGGCAGATGTAAGTTGGCGGGGATGGCGCTGGGACAGTGCCGAGAAGCCCTTCGGCAAGCGGTGAATTATTCAAAAGAAAGAAAGCAATTCGGGAAAAGCATCAGCAGTTTCGGACTGGTGAGGGACAAGTTGGCAAGGATGACTGCGTTGATTTTCGGGGTAGAAAGCGCTCTTTACCGCACAACCGGGTTGCTCGATGACGTGTTCGCCCAAGTTGTCGTAGATTCACCCAAAGGAGTAGAGCAATACCGCCAGGCTGCTGAGGAGTATCAAATCGAGTGTTCGTTGGTGAAAGTTCTCTCCACAGAGGTTTTGGATTTTTGTGTGGACGAGGCTTTGCAAATTCACGGCGGATACGGATTTACAGAGGAGTTTCCTGTTGCACGATTGTATCGAGACGCGCGAGTAATGCGCATTTACGAAGGTACGAACGAAATCAACCGTTTATTCGTTTTCGACCGGGTTTTCCGAAAAGGGCTTTACGCGAGCGGCGGCAGAGTTAGAGAAACATTGAGTGGTGTCGTTTCGAACCTTCTTCAGCGCGCCGTGGCAGAGGTCTTTTCGGACGATAAAGGGACACCGAGCGAGCGTAAGGATACACAAGAAATCAAAGGGGCGATGGCGGATTTGATTCTCCTTCTTTATGCTCAGCAGGCGGTGAATGCAAGATTGAAGAATGAGGTCCCGAACTTTTTACGAATGGCAGGAGAATACTTTATCGCTTTGAGCGATGCCTGGGCGCAGAGTCGAATCATCGAATTGAACTCGCGATTGGGGACTAATGAACATCTCGAGCCGCATGGGGATTGGAAAGTGGGCGAAGATGTTGCGGAGGCGGTGCTGGAATTAGGCGGTTGCGCATTATAA
- a CDS encoding DUF5658 family protein, with protein MKFAKNVYMLRAPTKPMAVLASIALVDLIVTALLYQTGSIVELNPLMRPLLEHSTWVFALVKFFTVAVAYLVLQWYRRTDEEFVNRIATAGSLAYIALWTTWFLSGLILSSIQASSP; from the coding sequence ATGAAATTTGCTAAGAATGTATATATGCTGCGAGCGCCTACCAAGCCGATGGCGGTTTTAGCATCAATAGCGCTTGTTGACCTTATCGTTACAGCGCTTCTTTATCAAACCGGGTCGATTGTCGAGTTGAATCCCTTAATGCGTCCCCTTTTAGAGCACAGCACATGGGTTTTTGCCCTCGTGAAGTTCTTTACTGTGGCTGTTGCTTATTTGGTGCTTCAGTGGTACAGGAGAACTGACGAAGAATTCGTAAACCGCATTGCAACCGCCGGCTCCCTGGCATACATCGCCTTGTGGACGACCTGGTTTCTCTCCGGGCTGATACTATCTTCAATACAGGCTTCTTCCCCTTGA
- a CDS encoding PEP-CTERM sorting domain-containing protein: MRKPILLFAIAALGTVANAQLVYQDPGTGNSAWGWIDLLSFYDDFTIPDPYWEIDRIETYERFGDAKQWEDEYYVDIWTAPEDLGGSRIITFKYTDISEGPMGPYGINTWAVGFQFDPSPGCDGVGLKLPQGTYWLLFRATDYSEHNYAWYNANFRNPNGSEAYVDGFGYSSQWAGDAFDMSFKIEGCAVPEPATLFAMGAGLAALAASLRRK; the protein is encoded by the coding sequence ATGAGAAAACCCATCCTTCTCTTTGCAATTGCTGCACTTGGTACTGTAGCCAATGCGCAACTCGTTTACCAAGACCCAGGCACCGGCAATAGCGCTTGGGGCTGGATAGATCTTTTATCTTTCTATGACGACTTTACGATTCCTGACCCGTATTGGGAAATCGATAGAATCGAAACTTATGAGCGCTTTGGCGACGCCAAGCAATGGGAAGATGAATACTATGTGGATATCTGGACCGCTCCTGAAGACCTCGGTGGCTCGAGGATAATTACTTTCAAATACACCGATATCAGCGAAGGACCGATGGGTCCTTATGGCATTAATACTTGGGCAGTAGGCTTTCAGTTCGACCCTTCACCCGGTTGCGATGGTGTAGGGCTCAAGCTTCCACAAGGAACGTACTGGCTGCTCTTCCGGGCTACCGACTACAGCGAACATAATTACGCCTGGTACAACGCTAACTTCCGTAATCCGAACGGCTCCGAAGCATACGTGGATGGCTTTGGCTACTCCAGTCAATGGGCTGGCGACGCTTTCGACATGTCCTTCAAGATAGAAGGCTGTGCCGTCCCCGAGCCCGCCACATTGTTCGCTATGGGTGCTGGTCTCGCCGCGCTTGCCGCTAGTCTGCGACGCAAGTAA